The region GTAGGTGGAACATCATGCATTAGGTCGTAAGGGGTCTTACCATTAAGAACAATAGAAGGAAAcctatttatcaaataaattgcATGAGAGATAGAATAAGACCAATATGCCTTAGGAGCATTAGACTGGAAAAGTAAATTGCGGGTTTTATCGAATATATTTTGATGTTTGCGTTCCATAACAGGGTTTTGTTGAGGAGTTTCAACATAACTCTTTTGGTGTTAATACCATGAGAGTTATATAAGGCAACATAGTCAAATTCAAGGCCTTTATCAAATTTAACGGTCTTATAATGGTTTtgccaaattgatttttaatttttacgaCAAAATTTTGCAATAAATCCCTGGTTTAACTTTTTGTATGCATTAAGAAAGCCCAAGTATGTTTGTTGTAATAATCTATaatagtaagaaaatatttatgtcTATGGACAAAAGGTATAGAAACAAGGCCTTATATATGATAATGTATCAAATCTAAACAattagaagagaaagaaaaactttgGGGAAAAGTGTAGCTTGTGTTGTTTGGCATAATGGCAGATGTCACAAACAATTTTAGAAGGCATTTGAACATAAGGAAAGTTTTTACATATTTGTTCCATAGTTTTGTATCCAAGACGCCCTAGTCTATAGTGTCACAGGTTAACATCAAGACGTTTATAAGAAACaacatatttagaaataaaatcttTATCAAAATAGGAAAAGACTGCAAGTAATACAGGCCCATGTAGACATTAGCATGCCCAATCATCCTCAAGGTAGAGTTGTCCTGTATCTAACACatcttagaaagaaaaaattagagtACAGTTCATGTCTCTAGTTAAGCTTTTGACAGACATCcggttaaaagaaaaatcaggaatatatacaacattaaaaataattaatgaattttttggAAAATTGAATGGTCCTTGCATGTTGTGTTGTGACAATATAATCATTTGGTAGTTTAACAAAtatgggtttgaaaaaaatgacaaaatattttttcttataggTCACATGGTCAATGGTCATTGTGTTTATAATCTTGGAAAAATTACTTTGTTTGTCTCCTAGCGTATTTCGTTGTACTTGATTGACATTGTGTGAATGGGAAAACTTGTTAGTGTTTTCTAATCTTTAGCAATTTATGTATTTGTTCTAGAGTGAAAGAACTGAAAGAACTATTAGTGTTAACTTGTTGGATTGCTTAGGTCTCTCTAGAGACAAAATCCTTTTTGCAAACACATTAGCATAACTCCAATCATTTTGTTCTCCTTTATCTTCATGGTTGTCATTCTTCTTATACCATAGTAGGTAATCATGTTTGGAGTAAAATTCATCCATTGTTCATTTTATGGTAATAGGAGCATTGTTTCCATAATTGGGAtttctttcccttcttcttccttgacCACATGAGCCAACACCATGCTTCCATTCCAAGATAGAGGAATTCatggaaaacagaaaaaaaaaacaccaataGATAAACGgaaaaatgaaaactttgtaattaattatggtATTTAATTTGTACAAAGCAAAAAGGACATCCCTTATAACTTAAATAGGGTTTccacaaaacattaaaaaaaaaacttattactATTTACTATAAGCAGTAATCTATAACAGATTTAACAACTCAACATTTAGGAATGTCATATAGGCAGAAGATATTTTCACTACCCAAAGTTAACTTTTTGAACTGACATCTCTGTCCAATTGAATATATGATCATAAGACTTTGCctgaaaatttgttaaaatcaaGGTATATAACTGAGAAACCAGACAAAAATGTATTTAAGTAATTCCACCTTTGGATCAATCTAACCAAGATAAGCCATATAGCTTGAAAagtattgtattttaattaagatgaacacaatattataatttatgttcaGAAACTTATACATACAGGCAGATGGTCTTTGTACAATCTAAGTgactttttattgaaattaatatatatattataaattttgaagagTTAACAGAGTACTATTAATAAGCCAAGAGAGATGCAAGGTACTTGGAAAGTTATCGAAGTAATTGTCGCCATGCtcatataattctttattaaaaGATGTATAACCTTTCATAATATATTGAACGAATtgactaataataataacaattaatatGATGTTTAAATGAATACTTTTACCCATGCATTATATCTTGATCTTTTAATTCCTTGCATGCAGAGAAGAGCATTAATAGAATATGCAGTTTTGTGTTTCCCTTTTTAAATCAACATGATTTTGTTTCTCTAGATTCTTTGTCTCGTTTGAATTACCTACTTTGCATGCTTAATTGccaattgatttctttttattttatttctttttaatccGATTTTTCTATGTTATCAGAATCCGGTTGAATTGAATCCATGGAAGCTATAAATTATGACAATATAGAGAATACAAAACTTGTCCTTTATGATATCAAATAGAGAATTCATCTCTTGTCTATTGAATATATGATGGAtgaattaattatgttatataaattttgagtCCAGATATTTTCTAGTGagcttttaatattttcttttattatgttttcaaaatacacttatttaatatatttaattatgttatgtgTCTTATATGTAATATATCTTTCTTGTGAGGAGCAAATTGTGATCTTTTATATCACATCTCTTTATAAACCAAAGTTGTTTAGTTAAGAATGATTAGATTTCAAACATTATTTAAGGTTtacttattaattattgttcaaagaatatttatgtttttagtccAAAATAACTGTTTATCTAAACAATCATATCTTTTAGCtagaagatttaaaaaataaaaataaaaaaatactcataTATGTATTTTGTAGCATTAGTATGCAAAAGTCACTTGATACGTCGatcaaaaacagaaaacaatctttttaaaaaaacgaaccaacataacatttttaaaataaacctttttctcccgtgaatttttgtttgaactACCTCTCTAACTAAAggagaaataatatattattttgatgcaGAAGAATTAGGTTTCTCaaactttcttttaaataaatattaacttttcaatgtttataaacttaattatttttcaaatgttaAAGGTATTTTGAAGCTAAAATTgtgcataatatatatattgcttagcaaaaaaaaaagaatgtcaGAATACCATCGTTTTTTAACACAATACAttgttaaatgtaaaatatgtaataccaaaatataaacaaaaaacttGGATAATATAactctaaaatatatatgatagttGTTGGTTTTGTTAATAAGAGAAGTTGAACCTACaactttttttatctattttttcaaatttttcaaatcgatcttatattttcaaaatgttaGTGAAAGAAATTAAACTCACAATCTCCCATTTCAACCTTATaactcttaaaataataatttactaGTAAAATGTAccacataatttattttataaaagtaatacaaaaattaaatatccaagATTATGTATTGCTTGTTAAAAACTCATGAATAATATTCTCAACAGGTCTTATACACCAGCACtgcacaaaataaaagaatttttttagtaCATCATAGGTTTAAATTGTTTCCACagtgcattttttttaataaaatgagaCCTTCAGACTTACTAAGCCTAAAGAAAATGgtttaatttattcaaacttAGAAGTACATAGTACAAAGAGAATGGTAAATAATCATCTATTCGcttaaaaacttcaaaaactCTAGATCAAGAGTCCTATATCCTCTTCTGTACACAACTAGAAGAACAAACCACCCTCAAAAACTCCAGAACACAACCCCAATTGATTTTGGACACAAACACAATGAAGAATGTGTCCCTAAAATTTCCCATACCATATTCAGGGCAATACTAAAACACAATTGGAAACTAATTCACCAACACACAAGAGTCAGGCCATCATGAAACCTCTAGTTCAACAATTTATACTCATCCATGCGTATATATACAAGTGATCTTTTTCTGAAAAGAAATCAATTATACTGATACAGATTGTGAAAGTGTGCCAATGCCATTGcctgaaaaatatgttttcatttgGTGTGTCTCTTTCGAGTAACACGGAAGTTTGGCAAAAATCTCGTTACAGAATATTGAACACCAAAAAATCTAACAAGGTTTTGAcaatctttcttctcttcttcattatCTGCTTGTGGACTCAAGTGACTCAAATAAGTTTTCCCCTCGTATATATAGGAGAGCTGCTGCCACAAAAGAACGGCTAATCCTATCTGCAACGAAACACTTGCAATGAACAGATAAGCAAGAATGAGTCCTCTAGAGGAAAGAAGCAGGGCAGATCTCAGGAATGCAACaacaatttcattcaaaattctCCATGCCAGATAGGTTCCACTAACCCCGTCTATGTGCCTAAGGGAGTATTTCAACGGTGGCCACAGATGCGAGCCTGCATATACAGACATGATAGAGACATAGATTGTACTCAACACTGCAGAAATCAGAAAGCCAACGAAGCTCCGGTGATTAGCTGCACCAACACAGTTCCCAATCTGCCAAAGAATTATGATCAAACGAGCATTAAGACAAAGCACGTTAACCACCAAAAAATCATCCATTCTAGAACAGTTGGTAGGTAAAGATTACAGGAGCGCTAAAAAAACCAGTCATCTTCATGCCTGACacatcaaacaatttttttaagttggaTACCATAAACAACACTTCAAATACGAAGGGTTACTGAGTTTTTAGCAATTGAAAAGTttccaaattagggttttagtCCCTGACTTATGAAACATTACTCATAatctatattttgaaatactcgAACTTTCGTCCTCGTATATGGTAGAAAAAAGTGATAACTTTACAGTTTGATTATtgttaaaaacttataaatggAAACTATTGGTTGACAAATCtccaaatttagaatttttttcatgGAGCAAACACCATTAACTCTAGCAAGAAATTTTAACTTGTCAATCTCAGTGTTTCTCTCGGTCTGTAATGTTTTTACCACAATTTATCAAACATCATTTTACAGAatatgaagaaagaagagaggatATCCAACATTTGGGGTCATACTGAGGAAGAACATCCCACCAAAGCTCGACAACAGTCTCAGCTAGCTAATGTGGTCGAAGCCACAATTCCCACTTCAGATATCCTCCTTCCTGCCACTCAATGAGCACCTATGGCACTGGTTCTCCTTGCAGCTGATTTGTTCCCCTTTCCAACACTTTGAGGGGACACACTGTCTCTGGCAGGTACGTCTGTTTTGTATCTTTGTTTTGACAGGAGTATTACATcctgtgtgaagggagaattgCTCCCTTGGATGCTTACAAACATCATTCTTTGTTACAAGAATAATGATACAGGTTGTTCCTTTGTGAGATTGAGTGTAGTGTGTGTTCGGGGTGTTAACCTGAGTGTGTCCTGGGTTTCTTGCTACCAAGAAACCTATCAGGTTTCCctatattatacttaaaatgattataagaAAAGGATTTACAGGTGCAATTAAACAAACAATTCACAACAAAGAAACTCTTTAGCAACAGCCAAACTGAGATCCATACAAAAGTATACAGCTAAAACTTGGAAtgtatacaatatattttaggtttctTGGTGACAAGAAACCTAGATTCTATctcaaaataaacaatcacaAACAGAGAAATGAATCCTCACTGTGAGGCAGCAGtttattgaatggaaaataCTGAAAACAATCAACAACCTCCAAGGGAAAACATTTCCTTCTACACAGGACAGTAACTGTTCAGAAATAAAACACTCAACAACCAGAACTCACCCCCTCCTTAAAAGCCAGAAACCATCTAACTACTAATTAAAACTTCTCCGAACTGTTGTTTAAACTCCTCCTAACTAGCCCTAACCACTTCTTACTAACttctatgttttatttttccctaACCACTTCTACTAACttctatgttttatttttcctaacGTAAACCTTCAAAGATCTATCAATATACCTAAAAACCCATGGTAAAAAGTTGTACAATTAAAGATGGTGtgcattaattaatatataaatcaaaaatTGAAGTGCTGATTGCAACAATGAAATTGATATTTCCATAACTAGAAGATGATGGAAAGTGAAAACTTACAAATGGGCAGTGATGATCCATGTCCAGGATGCATTTTCTACAAGAACGACAATGATGAGCTCTAGGTGACTTTGGTTTCGAGCAGTAGTGacaaaaagtataattttcTAGGTCACCTTTCCCTACAGCAGGGTAGCTTCCCCATACCACATTTGGTGGTGCGCCAGCACACCTAAATGCTGAAAAGCTGAAAAAGGAAACGGTGGCAATGGACAGTGCTGCTGTGACGATTGAGTGAAAAACTCCACAAAGAATACTGATAGAAAAGACAACAGGATAAACTGCCCAAACCCCACCAACTGCACAAAAAAACATGtacaagaaaataacaaaataattcagTCCATTTTTAGAACTGACAAATATTAAGGATTAACTgacaataaaacatttaatgaagAACTACTGCTGATTGGATGATCTATTATAGTTTGACATTCATagggagaaaaataaataataaaccaaaGAACAATTTCACCAGCACAACAAGATCCTGAAAAGCAACAACTACAACTGAAACTATAACACCAAATCCATGCACTCTTTGCATACTCAATCCAAACTCAATAAAACAATGTAATAAAATCATCTATTTAAGTCATCGGGCATATAAAATCTTAATCTAGTCACAATGCAAATTAGTGAGTAGATTGAAGGTCAAAACTTAAAATTGCAGGATATGGTCTTTACACGCCCAAGCAGACCAGATCTATACCAAAGGTATTCACAGTTCACTGATTTAGCAATATCCAAACAAGATATCTCTCCAAATTCTCAGGGGGTCAAACTAGCTTATTTTTTGAGATTTCCAACATATTCTAGCCTATTATAAAAGCTGAATATATAAGCACAAAGATTGGTTTTTATATAGGGAAAAACATATAGATCCCCGAATTCCATCagataattaataaagaaaaggcTTCCTTGACTAACCAGAAAACCTGGGTATTCAAAAACACTGCTGGGAAATGGAGAGGGCATTTCCTAATACAGTGGAATTTTTTTCCTTCGCTCAAACAAAAAGtagaaaaggaaagaataaaaaaacaagatGTAATCTTGAAGGAGACAAGAAATATGAAtctgaaattaaattatatttcagaaacaatgttaaaaaataaaaacgaaaaaggAGTTCTTGTTAAGAAATAACATATTCTGGTTTACGAACAATTAACACAAGGAGTGCTTAATGAGTAACCATTTAGTGACTAATtgttctaaataaaaaattgtaaaaacaaATCATTACAAGTGATTTTCCCATTTTTAAAGGGAAGGCAATATTTTATTGGAAAGATAAAGAGGAAAACATAATATTGTGGCAGAAGAATGCCAGggcttttacaaaatatttcataattgtGTTTTTGTATGAGATAAAGCAATTTTCTGGGCTTCTGCCTAATTTTATTCAAGAGGGTTTTCACTTGTACAGATGTAAAAAGATTGCTTAAATTTGTTTGTCTGATGTGTCTTTCTTTTCTGAATTATTTTGgttgaattttcttttcatttaccTTATCTCATACTCTAAACCTTCGGATAACGTATATTTATAAGTCCCCCAAAGTACTACGACCAAAGCACTAGACTGTAGCAACAGAAGACTTGTACACCATCTCTCAATTTGAATCTATCAAACAAACTTCTGACACTAGGCagatatttgataaaaatatgttggcatgaagagaaaaacaaagaaaagaaggaaaaattttaaaataacaccTACCCtgaggaaaataaaaacatgtctGCCCATTATTGAtgacaataaataaaagtagaaaacaaCAGGAACAAGAGAGACTtacatattacaaaaaatataaatacgaGGACAACAGAAACAAAGCATCGATCACGCACTACTCTCCACCTGATGCACCTCTGGTCACGTTTCTTTTTGTTCTGATCTGTAATAGCCCCACACCAGCCACATTTGAAAGCAGATGCACATGATGGAAGCAAAACACGCAGTCCACAACCCCAGCATATTGTCTCATAATTCTCAGTAACCTCAGTTACATATTGCTCCTATATGTGACTTACATGAGCAACCAAGGAAGctacaaaattttcaaactgtagagagagaaaaggcAAGCAATAACAGCCATGAAGTCATCTATTTACTAAATGACTGAGACCGAGAAATCATAAGGGCTAACAATATTGATGTCCAAAATCATATGATTTATAGAGATGTTGCAAACTTCAATTACTAgtacaagaaacaaaaacaaaatataattatacattattctttttcacAATGTTAAAGATTCACAATTTTTTGtctgataaataataataagaatgatAATACATTAAGGAGCTTGTAATGTGACTAAAAGTGGAATTTGAAAGGGAAGTAGAATTCTCTGTATTTGTTGTATTATTTAGCAGTGATGGATTTCGTGCACTACCTTGGTTAGGGAATTTCTAAGATTGAATGATACAGTTGGGCTAGGATGTGCATAGTTGTCATAACGCCCTTGTCTTAACAATACGTTTTTGTTTCAACAATTTCTAGGGAAAGAATGGCATCTTCTTAAAACCTATCTCACACAGCTTCAGCCAAAAAGAATTGCTTTTCCTTTCCCCAAAATAAGCTAATTGAAACACACAAGGTGTGATAGATTGATATCTCTTTCAGTTTAACATTTTGTCACTTCATAGATAAAAGGATCCATTAAATGTCCTGCAAAGTTGAGCATGTTGTGTACTAGAAAACTTGGAATAGAAAAAGAACACTTTCCACTGgttttaaacaacaaaaacatgtttCGGTATAACGTCAATATGAACTCGTTCTGGAATAAAACCAAACCTTTCTATACTATGTTCTAAGTTTCCTACTTTTTTACCTTCTCAAACAACCACACAACAATTCACATCATAACAAGGGCAAAACTAACATTTTACTCCCTGCTCCAGAGGGGCAATTTCCTATTGACCCCGTGCCATTCCTTTTCTTGGTATTCTAAAAACTTCCTCACTCAGAATTAAAAAGGGTATTCGAGAACAAAAATCCAGAGTGCTTCCTAACAACCTGATTTTGTGACAAAGCAATTTAACATTTGATTTTCTGTTCAATTCAACAATTACACTTGCAAGACATCAAATAACACAACTTCCACTAaagtaattaaaacaataataacaaaaaaaaaaaaaacgtgataAACatgatttcttctttcttcccttTCATAATATTAGTCAATGAAACATATTTCAAGAGATTAAACGCAGGCCACTATCTATGTAACCAAAAAAATACATCTTTGGTTCGGGGTAAAGTTTGAATACACGGTCAGACTCAGATATAACGGAAATAATGATTTGATTAAACAACTGATAAAAGAAACGATGATAATCGACAAACTAATAAAAGACAAATAAGagaatccaaataaaaaaataaagagaaaacgATCGAAAGATGAAAACGGGTATGATTTGGAACCAACCTGTGTCGAGGAAGAAGAATCCATAACAGTAAGAATTGGGAGCTAAGTTAGAACCCGAACAAATTTGACGAAGgggttttcaattttgtttttcatctcaATAAATCGCACGTGACGATGACGCAATTCAAACAAATGGTGTTCGGTTCACCATTTCCCACACTAGCCACAACCGGTTTGGTTCAAAACCATTCCTGGCATATGAATGGAAGGCATTTCTCTTTGCACCCCATGATTTCCATGTACAGccctataaatttaaaattccaaGTTTATATTTATGCTATTAAATGTCAATGCACATGGAGTTTGTGAGTTTTGCTACTATATGGTATAATCTAAAAccttattaaaaatgaaatttgactTTCATATTACACATTCTAAAAGTCAAAATTGTGTTGTTATTTTTAGTCCATATATAAGTTGTTTATTTTGCACCATagtacattcatttgatattatatattcttaCTAGTATTCactagtgattttttttttaaaagaaatagattttgagttttggagaaaaatataatatgaagtTAATAAGTTTGTTTCACATTAATAAAATGTGATATTGTGAAATTTAAGATAATCGAAGATGAAttagttgaaaaatattatgttaaaactTTTCCAACAGATGAGGTaagtaaaatttgttattatttgtgtgaaaatgtgacacatcaaatataattatgttgTAATGTATTTATCTAAATACTTGATATGCAAATACTTGGAATAACATTtagattatatttgtaattgtgaTGTTGAATTTTCGTATAGAGAATATAAAAGAGCTagatatatgtattattaagatatgaaagaaattacaaatataGAATATGCAAAAAGAGTTTACATTTCAAAGTAAATAGAACATAGAAATGTGACTATCCATTTAAATTGTGATATTAAACTAGTACAGAATGGAGAAGGGTGGATTCTGAAGGTAATATGTGAGAGTCATGATCATGAGTTGAGTGATATATTAATATGTCATTCaaatgttaacataataaaaaataacgagAATTCAATGGTCTTTAACATGACTAAAAGCTTAGTAAGTTAGCAAACACCTTActttaaaaaagaacaaaaggaaaatgTGACCATAAGTGTATAATGTTAGTAGTGCATATAGGAGATCTAAGAGAGgacaaaaaaataacttaaatacaAGATTTACTTATGTTGTTAGAATGTGACATGTATATTCACTAGAGTAGCTTTGATGAGTCATCAAGTTGTTACACATGTTAAGAGATAACTAAGAGACACAAGATTTTAATCTAAGATAGATGGTGCGAAGCACAAAAACCTTTAGTTTTAACACTTAAAGctctagtaatcgattatcaccaaCCGTAATCAATTACAAGTGAAGTCGATTACCAGAGCTGTAATTAGATCTTATTGAAAGACCTTCACCTTTAAGAGAACTTGTTTATCAACTTTAGAGCATAAGCATATACTTCAACATATATGGAATATTAATTGTGAATTTACCATGTCATTTAGgaatcaaataatttataaacattagATAGGATTGAAATAACATACAAATTCTAAAAAGGGAGATTTcaataaagtttgaaatttttttgcaATTAGTACTAAATGCTAGTTGTAAGAATTAGACGGTATGCAGACATTATTGAACTGTTAAggatttttacatttattatagcatttagcATAGTCCGTATATTGCAATGTTTAAGAtagtttgttttctttatcttttagaATAGTGAATAATGTTTAGGATATTGTTtagatatatattatgtttGGCGTGTTATCTTAAACAGTTTATTTTGATAAACACTATTTCGTTAgattattttgttaaacttcaaaataaaggATTTTTAGACTAtcttttctttaagaaaaataagattgGGTACCCTTCCTCTTATCTATGTAACTCTCTTATTATGTTCTACGTTGAGATGTGCTGTTCAGGGAATATTACCATAAATGCTAAATAATGGTTTCATACTTCTGTAgagatataaaagaaagaaatcttattacataatattaaaaaaaaaaaaagcagtgCAACATGTACAATTACATACCCAAGCCTCCATATTTATTCAGAAAAGCGAAGTTGTATAACAAGAAATCCAAATACAATGTTTAATCATTCCTTAACTTCATATAAACATCATCATCCAACCAAAGAAGCATCAAGGACCACCATTCAAGAAGGTGTCAACCTTCTTATTGACAGCACTAGACAAGAACTTCATGCAAATTGGTGGACTGGCTCCAGCAAGACTCAGTATAGCAGCAGGAACACTCCACAAAGAATCACCACATATAAGTCCAGATGCCAAAGCAGGACCAAAATCATTTGCTTTTGATTTGTTCTTTTTCTCCCACAAAAACAGAATCAAGCTCCCAATGCACATGTCAATAGCAAAGTACCCACCAAGATAGAATGGGATGGCCAAAGCCATGGCGTTAGGAACAAACCTATATATCCTATACTTGGTCTCATAATGCACCAACAAATCACGCACTATGTTAATAAACACAGccaagaaaaagaatatgataGCCATTTGGAGACAATGTTTGGGGAGAGAAGAGAAACCTTTTGCCCCAAGAAGGGCCATTCCACGGTAAACTTCTCCATAGGGTGCAGGGTAAGAGCCTTGAGGGTCACCAAGTGTGTAGGCCTTGTGGAAGAACCAAAACATCAAAGGGGACACAAGACACCCTGTGGCTGTACCTAAAACTTGGCTAACAAACATGGATCTTGGAGATGCAAGGGTGAGGTACCCGGTTTTGAAGTCTTGCATCAAATCAGAAGCTGTTGAAACAATGCTCATCATGACACCACACGATGCAAGGCCTGCAATGATGCCTCCATTCTCAAGGCCAACCCATGAACTGAATATAATTATGGCAACTTTGCCATAGTTTGATGCCAAAGACCAATCAGTGAGGCCACATCCATAGGCATTGCAGAAGGCTAGAATAGGAGCCATGAGGTATGTGATTAGTACATGATACCATTTCAGTTGAGGAAAGATGTGTGACACTGTTACGATGGAAATAACTGCAAGAACAATATAGCCACTGAAAGCAACCCAAGAGGGAATCTGATCTTTCAAGAAATACTCAGTGCGACGTTGAGTATCTAAATCTGCACTTGGTATTTGATCAACATCGTCCGGGTTTAGATGGAGTGACTCTTTTTTCTTAAGGTGTTCCGTGATAAGACTATAGGCAACTCTTATCAACATGATGACACAATGGTAAAGACCGTCACCAAGCATCATAGCAATTGCAGTGAAGACCTgttcatgcatttttcttatgATTAGCACTACacaattaaatattgtaaacaaattttaactttgaaatgACATGTTACAAACTATGAACTATGAAGCTTGATAAGTGGATATATATGCTTACCCTATATCCTTGGATGCTACTTAGACTGCTAGGAGGTATATCTGCACTATACCAGATTCCTTTCTTTTGCTCAATCCAAGGCCATAGGATTCCCCATGAGATTATTGCTCCAAGAAGCAGAGATACATTTATCAAGTAAGGGCAAATCATTCCAACTCCAACATAGGTAGATGAGAAATCAAAGTAGAACCTGTGAATTTTGTATTcagattattgattttgttacttttatacaATACAGTCATAGGAAGAAAAGAGTGTTGGGAAATATATATGCCCAGTACGAATTACTATACTCTCACTATAAGTCTTACCACATGAGGATTATAGTCTGATTAAAGAAATATGTTGCTAGATGGAAATTTAGTAACTGGATTTGTCTTGATTTCTTGTGATATGCCAATCAATCTTAAATAAAAGAAGACGAGATATATTTGGCTGGAAGACATATATGCATACCTTTTGCTGTAGGCTTGGAGACCAAATGTGGGAAAAGTGCTGAATCCACAATCATCTCCTGCAGTGAAAAACCACTGGAAGAAACCAAAAGCAAAGCTGCCacaaaagcttttgaaaagCAAAGCAACCTGTTTCCTGTTTACACAAGAATGGTAAAGTTAAGTATGccacaaagttaaaaaaaagatCAGTTTATTGCATATGATGTACTATCTGTTTATGTATACATATGAATTGCAAAACCA is a window of Vigna radiata var. radiata cultivar VC1973A unplaced genomic scaffold, Vradiata_ver6 scaffold_134, whole genome shotgun sequence DNA encoding:
- the LOC106753571 gene encoding probable metal-nicotianamine transporter YSL7, which codes for MEEEGKGKGEEAFRNTRVPPWTKQITVRSVVTSFVLSLVFNFIVCKLNFTTGIIPSLNVAAGLLGFAVIKSYTTLLNKCGLLREPFTRQENTVIQTFVVASSGIAFSSGMGSYLLGMSPYIAAQVDGGNTPINTKSLSLGWMFGFLFVVSFVGLFSIVPLRKMMILKYKLTYPSGTATALLVNSLHTPKGAKLAKKQVALLFKSFCGSFAFGFFQWFFTAGDDCGFSTFPTFGLQAYSKRFYFDFSSTYVGVGMICPYLINVSLLLGAIISWGILWPWIEQKKGIWYSADIPPSSLSSIQGYRVFTAIAMMLGDGLYHCVIMLIRVAYSLITEHLKKKESLHLNPDDVDQIPSADLDTQRRTEYFLKDQIPSWVAFSGYIVLAVISIVTVSHIFPQLKWYHVLITYLMAPILAFCNAYGCGLTDWSLASNYGKVAIIIFSSWVGLENGGIIAGLASCGVMMSIVSTASDLMQDFKTGYLTLASPRSMFVSQVLGTATGCLVSPLMFWFFHKAYTLGDPQGSYPAPYGEVYRGMALLGAKGFSSLPKHCLQMAIIFFFLAVFINIVRDLLVHYETKYRIYRFVPNAMALAIPFYLGGYFAIDMCIGSLILFLWEKKNKSKANDFGPALASGLICGDSLWSVPAAILSLAGASPPICMKFLSSAVNKKVDTFLNGGP
- the LOC106753653 gene encoding protein S-acyltransferase 11 isoform X2, with the translated sequence MDSSSSTQEQYVTEVTENYETICWGCGLRVLLPSCASAFKCGWCGAITDQNKKKRDQRCIRWRVVRDRCFVSVVLVFIFFVIFGGVWAVYPVVFSISILCGVFHSIVTAALSIATVSFFSFSAFRCAGAPPNVVWGSYPAVGKGDLENYTFCHYCSKPKSPRAHHCRSCRKCILDMDHHCPFIGNCVGAANHRSFVGFLISAVLSTIYVSIMSVYAGSHLWPPLKYSLRHIDGIGLAVLLWQQLSYIYEGKTYLSHLSPQADNEEEKKDCQNLVRFFGVQYSVTRFLPNFRVTRKRHTK
- the LOC106753653 gene encoding protein S-acyltransferase 11 isoform X1; amino-acid sequence: MDSSSSTQEQYVTEVTENYETICWGCGLRVLLPSCASAFKCGWCGAITDQNKKKRDQRCIRWRVVRDRCFVSVVLVFIFFVIFGGVWAVYPVVFSISILCGVFHSIVTAALSIATVSFFSFSAFRCAGAPPNVVWGSYPAVGKGDLENYTFCHYCSKPKSPRAHHCRSCRKCILDMDHHCPFIGNCVGAANHRSFVGFLISAVLSTIYVSIMSVYAGSHLWPPLKYSLRHIDGVSGTYLAWRILNEIVVAFLRSALLLSSRGLILAYLFIASVSLQIGLAVLLWQQLSYIYEGKTYLSHLSPQADNEEEKKDCQNLVRFFGVQYSVTRFLPNFRVTRKRHTK